A genome region from Akkermansiaceae bacterium includes the following:
- the aroC gene encoding chorismate synthase, with product MSSTFGEVFRIHTYGESHGGGVGVIIDGCPPRIPVSLGNIQSELDRRRPGQSEIVTPRKEADTAEILSGLHDGQTMGTPISILVRNTDQRPGAYEEMAVKYRPSHADYTYDAKYGIRAPSGGGRASARETIGRVAAAAVGKQVLAALSPGIEVIAWVSTIQHIHANVDPATITAGQVESNIVRTGDPKAVETMISHIKKIRSEGNSVGGIVECVIRNCPPGLGEPIFDKLEAELAKAMLSIPATKGFEIGSGFQGTLLTGKEHNDPFEMRDGKIRTATNRSGGVQGGISNGEDIVFRVAFKPTATIISEQSTVTDQGEPTTLMGKGRHDACVLPRAVPIVEAMATLVLTDHLLRQRAMRG from the coding sequence GCATCCACACCTACGGCGAATCCCACGGCGGAGGTGTCGGCGTCATCATCGACGGCTGTCCGCCGCGCATTCCCGTTTCCCTGGGAAACATCCAGAGTGAGCTGGATCGCCGCCGCCCCGGCCAATCCGAGATCGTCACCCCGCGCAAGGAGGCAGATACCGCCGAGATTCTCTCCGGCCTTCATGACGGGCAGACCATGGGCACACCCATCAGCATCCTTGTCCGCAACACTGACCAGCGGCCGGGCGCCTACGAGGAAATGGCCGTGAAATACCGTCCATCCCATGCGGACTACACCTACGATGCGAAATACGGCATCCGCGCACCTTCCGGCGGTGGCCGAGCCTCCGCCCGCGAGACGATAGGCCGTGTCGCCGCTGCGGCCGTCGGGAAACAGGTGCTCGCGGCGCTCAGCCCCGGCATCGAGGTCATCGCATGGGTCAGCACGATCCAGCACATCCACGCGAACGTCGATCCCGCGACGATCACCGCCGGGCAAGTGGAGTCGAACATCGTGCGCACCGGGGATCCCAAGGCGGTCGAAACCATGATCAGCCACATCAAGAAGATCCGCTCGGAAGGGAACTCGGTGGGAGGCATCGTCGAGTGCGTCATCCGCAACTGCCCGCCCGGCCTCGGCGAGCCGATCTTCGACAAGCTGGAGGCGGAGCTCGCCAAGGCCATGCTCTCCATCCCGGCCACCAAGGGCTTCGAGATCGGCTCGGGCTTCCAGGGCACCCTCCTGACCGGCAAGGAGCACAACGATCCCTTCGAGATGCGGGACGGGAAGATCCGCACCGCCACGAACCGCTCCGGCGGCGTCCAGGGCGGCATTTCCAACGGCGAGGACATCGTGTTCCGCGTCGCATTCAAGCCCACCGCCACGATCATTTCCGAGCAATCGACCGTCACCGACCAAGGCGAGCCGACCACCCTCATGGGCAAAGGCCGCCACGATGCCTGCGTCCTTCCCCGCGCCGTGCCCATCGTCGAGGCGATGGCCACCCTCGTCCTGACCGACCACCTCCTCCGCCAGCGGGCGATGCGCGGCTGA
- a CDS encoding NUDIX hydrolase produces MPEEITLYESKWLGLYRTGHWDYVRRPNSDACVGVLAVTDRDEVVLIEQFRIPVRKRVIEIPAGLVGDEPEHKGEDLSETARRELLEETGYRAESVVPLLSSPTSAGMTPEITHLFHATGLHPESEGGGIAGEDITVHIVPLSGLRAFLAEKEAGGAFLDFKIHAALAAAGIAF; encoded by the coding sequence ATGCCCGAGGAGATCACGCTCTACGAATCGAAATGGCTCGGACTCTACCGCACAGGCCACTGGGATTATGTCCGCCGCCCGAACTCCGATGCCTGCGTTGGCGTCCTTGCCGTCACGGACCGCGACGAGGTGGTGCTGATCGAGCAATTCCGCATCCCGGTGCGGAAACGCGTCATCGAGATCCCGGCGGGCCTGGTGGGCGACGAGCCGGAGCACAAGGGCGAGGATCTCTCGGAAACGGCGCGCCGCGAGCTGCTGGAGGAGACCGGCTACCGAGCGGAAAGCGTGGTGCCCCTGCTTTCCTCGCCGACCTCGGCCGGCATGACCCCGGAGATCACCCACCTTTTCCACGCCACCGGCCTGCACCCCGAAAGCGAAGGCGGCGGCATAGCCGGCGAGGACATCACGGTCCACATCGTGCCCCTATCCGGGCTACGCGCATTCCTCGCGGAAAAGGAAGCCGGGGGCGCCTTCCTGGATTTCAAGATCCATGCCGCCCTTGCTGCGGCGGGGATCGCTTTCTAG
- a CDS encoding 3-dehydroquinate synthase, with translation MDRHDFDIPVTFRHRVIFTREAFAADNAALADVLAEGGGRRVLVFLETAVAESWKGLSEQIQAYFGRLNLDFRGVRIFTGGEACKADEDLVHEVWREIDSGHIDRHSYVLVIGGGAFLDAVGFAASTAHRGVRLVRFPTTTLSQDDSGVGVKSAINAFGKKNWVGSFGVPFAVVNDFRFLESQDPEESRAGLIEAVKVSLVKDGEFFAWIEANAAALAKLERGPFEECVRRSALLHARHIALGGDAFETGSSRPLDFGHWAAHKLEALTKYQLSHAEAVAVGVALDTVYSRKKGLLSETDANRVIAVLSALGLKTYHPALDWTDKKGVRRVLSGLEEFREHLGGELTVLLLAGPGSGIDVHELDIPLLNGSIAELHSAWDGGSA, from the coding sequence ATGGATCGCCACGACTTCGATATCCCCGTCACCTTCAGGCACCGGGTGATCTTCACCCGGGAGGCCTTCGCAGCGGACAACGCCGCGCTGGCCGACGTCCTTGCGGAAGGCGGCGGCAGGAGGGTTCTGGTTTTTCTGGAAACGGCGGTCGCTGAGTCATGGAAAGGCCTTTCCGAGCAGATCCAGGCCTACTTCGGGAGACTAAACCTCGACTTCCGGGGCGTGAGGATTTTCACCGGCGGGGAAGCCTGCAAGGCGGATGAGGATCTCGTCCACGAGGTCTGGCGTGAGATCGATTCCGGCCACATCGACAGGCACTCCTACGTGCTCGTGATCGGCGGAGGGGCATTCCTCGATGCCGTCGGCTTCGCCGCATCGACCGCCCACCGCGGCGTACGCCTCGTCCGTTTCCCCACCACCACCCTCTCGCAGGACGACAGCGGGGTGGGCGTGAAAAGCGCGATCAACGCCTTCGGAAAAAAGAACTGGGTCGGCTCCTTCGGGGTGCCTTTCGCGGTCGTCAACGATTTCCGTTTCCTCGAAAGCCAGGATCCCGAGGAGAGCCGCGCGGGGCTCATCGAGGCGGTGAAGGTTTCGCTCGTGAAGGACGGGGAATTCTTCGCGTGGATCGAGGCGAACGCCGCCGCCCTCGCAAAACTGGAGCGCGGCCCCTTCGAGGAATGCGTGCGCCGTTCCGCGCTCCTCCATGCCCGCCACATTGCGCTGGGCGGGGATGCCTTCGAGACCGGCTCCAGCCGCCCCCTCGATTTCGGCCACTGGGCCGCGCACAAGCTCGAGGCGCTCACCAAATACCAGCTCTCCCATGCCGAGGCGGTGGCGGTCGGCGTTGCGCTCGACACCGTCTATTCCCGGAAAAAGGGTCTGCTTTCGGAAACGGACGCCAACCGTGTGATCGCCGTGCTTTCTGCGCTCGGCCTCAAGACCTACCACCCTGCGCTCGACTGGACGGACAAGAAAGGGGTGCGCCGCGTGCTTTCCGGGCTTGAGGAATTCCGCGAGCACCTTGGCGGCGAGCTCACCGTCCTGCTCCTCGCCGGCCCCGGCAGCGGGATCGATGTGCATGAGCTCGATATCCCTCTCCTCAACGGGAGCATCGCGGAGCTGCACTCGGCATGGGACGGCGGAAGCGCCTGA
- a CDS encoding HAD family hydrolase encodes MKDIGFLLDMDGVIYSGTRLIPGAANFIAKLRNHRIPYRFLTNNSQRARRDVALKLRRLGIEAEPDDVFTCAMATARFLASQKAGGTAYVIGENGLANALHVNGYTVVDDDADYVVVGEGRTLTFEMIERGVRLVERGARLIATNLDPSCPTESGIRPGCGAIVAMIEKATGVKAFSVGKPSPVMMRAARKEMGLSSEQTVMVGDTMETDILGAVQLGYRSVLVLSGGTKREDLGKFAYQPDIVVENIGEIPDEFLFGAVRLAC; translated from the coding sequence ATGAAAGACATAGGATTCCTTCTCGACATGGACGGCGTGATCTATTCCGGCACGCGCCTCATCCCCGGCGCGGCGAACTTCATCGCGAAGCTCCGCAACCACCGCATCCCCTACCGCTTCCTCACGAACAACTCGCAGCGCGCCCGCCGCGATGTCGCCCTGAAGCTACGCCGCCTCGGCATCGAGGCGGAGCCCGACGATGTCTTCACCTGCGCCATGGCCACCGCCCGTTTCCTCGCCTCCCAAAAGGCCGGCGGCACCGCCTACGTCATCGGCGAGAACGGCCTCGCAAACGCCCTTCACGTCAACGGCTACACCGTCGTCGACGACGATGCGGACTACGTGGTCGTCGGCGAAGGCAGGACACTGACCTTCGAAATGATCGAGCGTGGCGTACGCCTCGTGGAGCGCGGCGCCCGCCTCATAGCCACCAACCTCGACCCGAGCTGCCCGACGGAAAGCGGCATCCGCCCCGGCTGCGGAGCCATCGTCGCCATGATCGAGAAGGCCACCGGCGTGAAAGCCTTCTCCGTCGGCAAGCCCAGCCCGGTGATGATGCGCGCCGCCCGCAAGGAGATGGGGCTCAGCAGCGAGCAGACGGTGATGGTCGGCGACACGATGGAGACGGACATCCTCGGCGCGGTCCAGCTCGGCTACCGCAGCGTGCTCGTCCTCAGCGGCGGCACGAAGCGGGAGGATCTCGGGAAATTCGCCTACCAGCCGGACATCGTCGTCGAGAACATCGGGGAGATCCCCGACGAGTTCCTGTTCGGCGCTGTGCGCCTGGCATGTTAG
- a CDS encoding sulfatase-like hydrolase/transferase, whose product MRHVKTPAAAILLGSAIFALAEKPNVLLICVDDLKPALGCYGDTIAKTPQIDRLALRSTLFGRAYCNQAVCAPSRNALITGLRPDTLGIYDLETNFRKVAPDAVTMPQVFMKAGYRTQALGKILHTGHGNSEDAASWSMEPWKPKAPQFALPESTSTMKEGKNGARGAATESAEVADDFYADGKIADEAIARLKAAAGKPDEAFFLAVGFMKPHLPFVAPKKYWDLYERGEMPLAEFREVPKDAPPYALQFGGELRQYSDVPDVTVLPDDYQRLLIHGYYAATSYVDAQIGRVIDALDASGLSGNTIIVLWGDHGWHLGDHGMWCKHTNYEQAARIPLMIAKAGAKQGEGKRSDAFVETVDLFPTLCAMAGLAPAAGIDGTDIFAALSDPSAGTMDHAIHVYPRGGRLGRAIRTGNYRMVEWKVPGADPETAEYELYDCLRDPLEKENIAAKNPEMLLGMKEILARYPEAKPQFRAKGGKPATRQKPKQDRGAMFDSRDANKDGRLTMGEFLSRQPDGDDARPRFQKFDRDGDGFLSREEFVKP is encoded by the coding sequence ATGCGCCACGTGAAAACCCCCGCCGCTGCGATCCTGCTGGGCTCCGCCATTTTCGCCTTGGCGGAAAAACCAAATGTCCTCCTCATCTGTGTGGATGACCTCAAGCCCGCGCTCGGCTGCTATGGCGACACCATCGCGAAGACGCCGCAGATCGACCGCCTCGCCTTGCGTAGCACCCTCTTTGGGCGCGCCTACTGCAACCAGGCGGTTTGCGCCCCGTCCCGCAACGCGCTCATCACAGGCCTCCGCCCCGACACCCTGGGGATCTACGATTTGGAGACGAATTTTCGCAAAGTGGCCCCGGATGCGGTGACCATGCCGCAGGTTTTCATGAAAGCGGGTTACCGCACTCAGGCGCTCGGCAAAATCCTGCACACCGGCCACGGCAACAGCGAGGACGCGGCCTCGTGGTCGATGGAACCCTGGAAACCAAAGGCGCCCCAGTTCGCGCTGCCGGAAAGCACATCCACGATGAAAGAGGGCAAAAACGGAGCAAGGGGAGCCGCCACCGAAAGCGCGGAGGTGGCCGATGATTTCTATGCGGACGGGAAGATCGCCGATGAGGCGATCGCCCGGCTCAAGGCTGCGGCCGGGAAACCGGACGAAGCGTTTTTCCTGGCGGTCGGTTTCATGAAACCGCATCTGCCCTTCGTCGCGCCGAAGAAGTATTGGGATCTCTACGAGAGAGGGGAAATGCCGCTGGCCGAGTTCCGGGAGGTGCCGAAGGATGCGCCACCGTATGCCCTGCAGTTCGGCGGTGAGCTGCGGCAATACTCGGATGTGCCGGACGTAACGGTGCTGCCGGATGATTACCAGCGGCTGCTCATCCACGGTTACTACGCCGCCACCAGCTATGTCGATGCACAGATCGGGCGGGTGATCGATGCGCTCGATGCGAGCGGACTTTCCGGAAACACGATCATCGTCCTCTGGGGCGATCATGGCTGGCACCTAGGCGATCACGGCATGTGGTGCAAGCACACGAACTACGAGCAGGCCGCCCGCATCCCGCTGATGATCGCGAAAGCGGGGGCGAAACAGGGCGAAGGGAAGCGCAGCGATGCGTTTGTGGAGACGGTGGATCTTTTCCCCACGCTCTGTGCGATGGCGGGACTTGCACCCGCCGCTGGCATCGATGGCACGGACATTTTCGCAGCCCTTTCCGATCCATCCGCAGGCACCATGGATCATGCCATTCACGTTTATCCGCGCGGCGGCAGGCTTGGTCGCGCGATCCGCACCGGCAATTACCGCATGGTCGAGTGGAAAGTCCCCGGAGCCGATCCGGAGACGGCGGAGTATGAGCTTTACGATTGCCTCAGGGATCCGTTGGAAAAGGAAAACATCGCCGCGAAGAATCCGGAGATGCTTCTGGGGATGAAGGAAATCCTCGCCAGATATCCCGAGGCGAAACCGCAGTTCAGGGCGAAGGGCGGGAAGCCCGCCACAAGGCAAAAGCCCAAGCAGGATCGCGGCGCGATGTTCGATTCCCGCGATGCAAACAAGGACGGCAGGCTGACCATGGGGGAATTCCTCTCCCGCCAGCCCGACGGCGATGACGCCCGCCCGCGTTTCCAGAAATTCGACAGGGACGGCGACGGATTCCTCTCCCGCGAGGAGTTCGTGAAACCCTGA
- a CDS encoding insulinase family protein: MEYPLTQATRHTLPNGLTLILDPDHAAPVISVQAWVATGSIHEDRLLGSGLSHFLEHMVFKGTRDFSSEGLAQAVQAGGGHWNAYTTFERTVYYIDGPAQSLEVFLKCLTGLVFFPLIPESEFESEKDVIRREIDMGLDDPDNASIRLLLSTAFTKDARRQPVIGHRHLFDEISHSDLTSYHRTRYTPEKTHIVISGDFNPNVALSLVTSLTADAKNASGAEPHLQADPPQVGPREGFETFDVPTSRLCLSWKTPAIHHPDAPAYDLLAAILGRGKASRLHRRLRDQRELALEISAWTWIDPGCEGLIAVSAECAPEKRDELKAAILAEITEIAASDLDADLAKAKRQTAASQFKTLTTASGRASDLASNWHEARELDFTRSHLAAINAVTPADIRRVATSLTESRLTFTSLDPENFTPIVAERKAAAAVQGITTHTLSNGLRLALLPDHRVPLIHFQAAARAGLPSETAENNGLNQLFASTLAKGTASRSADEIATSLESLGASISATAGNNALLVQAAGLSADILPILDVFADVIQNPSFPTDAIHREKASQLASLEEALADPLHRCFRQLRHNHYCGQGYALDSLGTPETLAKLGRLDLAAHHSRHFCAANLTLAVAGDFDPAAMVDLLESHFQKLHAGEAWNPPESTRSIGETATATLPKKQAVLAIGYPGASTGSEERHALAFLQEHSSDMAGPLFGRIREELGLAYRVGATQFLGYDKGLFTFYLATSPEQIELATGELKKEIAKIATEGIPEDTFERVRSTVLSGAAIQQQSPASNARHAALDLLFGHPAETHRLLPAIYAALTPQQVCEVAKSVFSTKPTISVIMGEKA; the protein is encoded by the coding sequence ATGGAATACCCACTCACCCAAGCCACCCGCCACACCCTCCCAAACGGTCTCACCCTCATCCTCGATCCCGATCACGCCGCCCCGGTCATCAGCGTGCAGGCATGGGTCGCCACCGGCAGCATCCACGAGGACAGGCTCCTCGGCTCCGGCCTCTCGCACTTCCTCGAGCACATGGTCTTCAAAGGCACCCGCGACTTTTCCTCCGAAGGCCTCGCCCAGGCGGTGCAGGCGGGCGGCGGCCACTGGAACGCCTACACCACCTTCGAGCGCACGGTCTATTACATCGACGGCCCGGCGCAGTCCCTGGAAGTTTTCCTGAAATGCCTCACCGGACTGGTGTTTTTCCCGCTCATCCCCGAGTCCGAGTTCGAGAGCGAAAAGGACGTCATCCGCCGCGAGATCGACATGGGCTTGGACGATCCCGACAACGCCTCGATCCGCCTCCTGCTCTCCACCGCCTTCACCAAGGACGCCCGCCGCCAGCCTGTCATCGGCCACCGCCACCTCTTCGATGAGATTTCCCATTCCGATCTGACAAGCTATCACCGCACCCGCTACACCCCGGAAAAAACCCACATCGTCATCTCCGGCGATTTCAATCCCAATGTGGCGCTCTCCCTCGTGACCTCCCTGACCGCCGACGCGAAAAACGCCTCCGGCGCCGAGCCCCACCTCCAGGCCGATCCCCCGCAGGTTGGGCCACGCGAGGGTTTTGAGACCTTCGATGTCCCCACCAGCCGCCTCTGCCTGTCATGGAAAACCCCGGCCATCCATCATCCGGATGCGCCCGCCTACGATCTGCTCGCCGCCATCCTCGGCCGTGGCAAGGCCTCACGCCTCCACCGACGCCTCCGCGACCAGCGCGAGCTGGCACTGGAAATCTCCGCATGGACATGGATCGATCCCGGCTGCGAAGGCCTCATCGCCGTTTCCGCAGAATGCGCCCCTGAGAAACGCGATGAGCTGAAGGCCGCGATCCTCGCCGAGATCACCGAGATCGCCGCCAGCGACCTCGACGCGGATCTCGCAAAAGCAAAGCGCCAGACCGCCGCCAGCCAGTTCAAGACACTCACCACCGCCTCCGGCCGCGCCTCCGACCTCGCCTCGAACTGGCACGAGGCGCGCGAACTCGATTTCACCCGCTCCCACCTCGCCGCGATCAATGCCGTCACGCCCGCCGACATCCGCCGCGTCGCCACAAGCCTCACCGAAAGCCGCCTCACCTTCACCTCGCTCGATCCGGAAAATTTCACCCCCATCGTCGCCGAAAGGAAAGCCGCCGCCGCCGTGCAGGGCATCACCACCCACACGCTCTCCAACGGCCTCCGCCTCGCCCTCCTGCCGGATCACCGCGTGCCGCTCATCCATTTCCAAGCCGCCGCCCGCGCCGGGCTGCCATCCGAAACGGCAGAGAACAACGGCCTCAACCAGCTCTTCGCCTCCACCCTCGCCAAAGGAACCGCCAGCCGCTCCGCCGACGAGATCGCCACCTCCCTCGAATCACTCGGCGCATCCATCTCCGCCACCGCCGGCAACAACGCCCTGCTCGTCCAGGCCGCCGGCCTCTCCGCCGACATCCTGCCAATCCTCGATGTCTTCGCCGACGTAATCCAGAACCCCAGCTTCCCCACCGATGCGATCCACCGGGAAAAGGCCAGCCAGCTCGCCTCCCTTGAGGAAGCCCTCGCCGATCCCCTGCACCGCTGCTTCAGGCAGCTCCGCCACAACCACTACTGCGGCCAGGGCTACGCCCTCGATTCACTCGGCACCCCGGAAACCCTCGCAAAACTCGGTCGTCTCGATCTCGCCGCCCACCACTCCCGCCACTTTTGCGCCGCCAATCTCACCCTCGCCGTCGCCGGCGATTTCGACCCAGCAGCCATGGTCGATCTGCTCGAAAGCCATTTCCAAAAACTCCACGCCGGGGAAGCATGGAACCCGCCCGAATCCACCAGATCCATCGGAGAGACAGCCACCGCCACCCTCCCCAAGAAACAGGCCGTGCTCGCCATCGGCTATCCCGGCGCATCCACCGGCTCCGAGGAGCGCCACGCCCTCGCCTTCCTGCAGGAGCACTCTTCCGACATGGCAGGCCCCCTTTTCGGCCGCATCCGCGAGGAACTCGGCCTCGCCTACCGCGTCGGCGCCACCCAGTTCCTCGGATACGACAAGGGTCTGTTCACCTTCTACCTCGCCACCTCCCCCGAGCAGATCGAGCTCGCCACCGGGGAACTGAAAAAGGAAATCGCAAAAATCGCCACCGAGGGCATTCCGGAAGACACCTTCGAGCGCGTCCGCTCCACCGTCCTCAGCGGCGCCGCCATCCAGCAGCAATCCCCCGCCTCCAACGCCCGCCACGCCGCCCTCGACCTCCTCTTCGGCCACCCCGCCGAAACCCACCGCCTCCTTCCCGCCATCTACGCCGCCCTCACGCCGCAGCAGGTTTGCGAGGTCGCGAAGAGCGTTTTCTCCACGAAGCCCACAATTTCAGTGATCATGGGGGAGAAGGCATGA
- a CDS encoding PEP-CTERM sorting domain-containing protein, which yields MTKLKTLLISMTLGAGISQAATTVFSDTFSDGDRTDGADLDDIQWYAGRNNVALSVGADAGIGTGDALLVNSSTTFSRVVGLFGSAVTIGVGETLRLSFDMRFQTTPGTGSGLLRIGIFNNGGTAITGDEDPGANQNNHFGYGFSTNPGAVLAGGTTVTTEEAGNSILGGSNPGGFSSTGSAGASIEWGTTVHNGVFSITRLADGSMDLSARIDGGTAATANIAAPINSSYTFHEVAFGQGNMNIDFALDNVELSIVPEPSTSLVLALGALCFLRRRRLP from the coding sequence ATGACGAAATTAAAAACCCTCCTGATTTCCATGACTCTCGGCGCTGGCATCTCCCAGGCGGCGACGACGGTCTTCTCCGATACCTTCAGCGATGGCGACCGCACCGATGGCGCGGATCTTGATGACATCCAGTGGTACGCGGGTCGCAACAATGTCGCCCTGTCCGTCGGCGCCGATGCCGGAATCGGCACCGGCGATGCGCTCCTGGTCAACAGCAGCACAACCTTCTCCCGCGTCGTCGGACTGTTTGGCTCGGCTGTCACCATCGGCGTTGGGGAAACGCTGCGTCTTTCCTTCGACATGCGCTTCCAAACCACGCCCGGCACCGGGAGCGGCCTGCTTCGTATCGGCATTTTCAACAATGGCGGAACGGCGATCACCGGCGATGAGGATCCCGGCGCCAACCAGAACAATCACTTCGGTTACGGCTTTTCCACAAATCCAGGGGCGGTTCTCGCTGGAGGAACCACCGTTACCACCGAGGAGGCGGGCAATTCCATACTCGGCGGCTCCAACCCTGGCGGCTTCAGCTCCACCGGGAGTGCGGGCGCTTCCATCGAATGGGGTACCACCGTGCATAACGGGGTGTTCAGCATCACACGCCTCGCGGACGGATCCATGGATCTCAGTGCCCGCATCGACGGGGGCACCGCCGCAACGGCCAACATCGCCGCCCCGATAAATAGCAGCTACACCTTCCACGAAGTCGCGTTCGGCCAAGGTAACATGAACATTGACTTCGCGCTGGACAATGTGGAGCTCTCCATCGTCCCCGAGCCGTCCACGTCCCTCGTCCTCGCGCTTGGCGCGCTGTGCTTTTTGCGCCGCCGCAGGCTTCCGTGA